From Harpia harpyja isolate bHarHar1 chromosome 21, bHarHar1 primary haplotype, whole genome shotgun sequence, one genomic window encodes:
- the PSMG3 gene encoding proteasome assembly chaperone 3 yields MEASPIVTSRQREEVVHGVPTEVVCTAFSNSVLVVVTQYGKMGTIVYVDPNTIGNNVGRPSLTTKVLLGKDEPLVHVCAKNLVAFVSQEAGNKPVLLAMALKDKTMEGIQALREVIRSCQVW; encoded by the exons ATGGAAGCGAGTCCCATCGTGACGTCCAGGCAGCGCGAGGAGGTGGTACACGGGGTCCCGACGGAGGTGGTGTGCACGGCGTTCTCCAACTCCGTCCTCGTGGTGGTCACGCAGTACGGCAAGATGGGGACAATCGTCTACGTGGACCCCAACACAATCGGTAACAACGTGGGCAGGCCCTCACTCACCACAAAGGTGCTCCTGGGCAAGGATGAG CCTCTCGTTCACGTTTGTGCCAAAAACCTGGTGGCATTCGTGTCTCAGGAAGCTGGGAACAAACCTGTTCTGCTCGCCATGGCTTTAAAGGACAAGACCATGGAAGGAATACAAGCTCTACGGGAAGTGATCCGAAGTTGCCAAGTGTGGTGA